From a single Adhaeribacter swui genomic region:
- a CDS encoding SusD/RagB family nutrient-binding outer membrane lipoprotein, whose product MKKYISLAFAALLLSVSSCDKDFEEINTNPNQATDLDPVYLLNNAQFASGNQSMHFYEGNIVQQVNTPFTGVVEAGNHNVLNDANTRSLWNGLYEGPVRNTVAIIEKTKADPAQSNIYNMARILKAYNFIVLVDTYGDVPYFQAGKGFLESTYLPKYDDQKAIYDDILKELEEATAALDPAKPTVVGGDIFYNGNIEKWKKLGNSILLRAAMRFTELDPAKADQWVDKAVAGPLMASNDDNAYVRFNSPAYVHPTTAGLTATERANFFAGEPFVNFLKTYNDPRSPYIVVRYSQRGSDTGGEMNTNLADQFGLPYGYSDVTLPTAPGYRGSLDAYSQFRRNTVLNQNSPEFLVTFAQTQLLLAEAAQRGFIDGDAKTYYENGIKGHMDQLKGYDATINIPEEVKNAYVQQPGILYDPATALEQINTQYWVASFRSWSEAWANFRRTELPRLQPINYPGEDVSVKGGFIRRLVYPNREVSVNQANVNEAITRMGPNVLGTRLFWDK is encoded by the coding sequence ATGAAAAAATATATATCCCTGGCCTTTGCCGCTCTGTTGTTAAGCGTGAGTAGCTGCGACAAGGATTTCGAAGAAATTAATACCAACCCGAACCAAGCTACTGATCTCGATCCGGTTTATTTGTTAAACAATGCCCAATTTGCATCGGGTAACCAGTCCATGCATTTTTACGAAGGCAATATTGTACAACAAGTAAATACGCCTTTTACCGGGGTAGTAGAGGCTGGTAACCACAACGTACTCAACGATGCCAACACCCGCTCTTTATGGAACGGCTTGTACGAAGGACCGGTGCGCAATACTGTAGCCATTATTGAAAAAACCAAGGCTGATCCGGCGCAGAGTAACATCTACAACATGGCCCGGATTTTAAAGGCCTACAACTTTATTGTGCTGGTAGATACCTACGGCGACGTACCTTACTTCCAAGCCGGTAAAGGTTTTCTGGAAAGCACTTACCTGCCGAAGTACGACGACCAAAAAGCCATTTACGATGATATTCTGAAGGAATTAGAAGAAGCTACGGCGGCTCTGGATCCAGCTAAACCAACTGTAGTAGGAGGCGATATTTTCTACAACGGCAACATTGAAAAGTGGAAGAAATTAGGCAACTCTATCTTGTTGCGGGCAGCCATGCGCTTCACCGAATTAGATCCGGCTAAAGCCGACCAATGGGTAGATAAAGCTGTGGCTGGTCCATTAATGGCTTCGAACGATGATAATGCTTACGTGCGGTTTAACTCGCCGGCTTATGTGCACCCCACCACTGCCGGACTTACTGCTACCGAAAGAGCTAACTTCTTCGCCGGTGAGCCATTCGTTAATTTCCTGAAAACTTACAACGATCCCCGGTCGCCTTACATTGTAGTGCGGTATTCGCAACGCGGTTCCGATACTGGTGGTGAGATGAATACCAATTTGGCTGATCAGTTTGGCCTGCCTTACGGTTATTCCGATGTAACCTTGCCTACAGCTCCGGGTTATCGCGGTTCTTTGGATGCCTATTCGCAATTCCGCCGCAATACGGTATTAAATCAAAATTCGCCGGAGTTTTTGGTAACCTTCGCCCAAACCCAATTATTATTAGCCGAAGCAGCCCAAAGAGGATTTATTGACGGTGATGCCAAGACCTATTACGAAAATGGAATCAAAGGTCACATGGATCAACTAAAAGGTTATGATGCTACCATTAACATACCCGAAGAAGTAAAAAATGCTTACGTGCAACAACCGGGCATTTTATATGACCCGGCAACAGCTTTGGAGCAAATTAATACGCAGTACTGGGTAGCTTCTTTCCGGAGCTGGTCCGAAGCTTGGGCTAACTTCCGCCGTACCGAGTTGCCAAGATTGCAGCCTATTAACTATCCGGGCGAAGATGTTTCCGTTAAAGGAGGTTTTATCCGCCGCTTAGTGTATCCAAACCGCGAAGTATCGGTGAACCAGGCTAACGTGAACGAAGCTATCACGCGCATGGGGCCAAATGTGCTGGGTACCCGTTTGTTTTGGGATAAATAA
- a CDS encoding SusC/RagA family TonB-linked outer membrane protein has protein sequence MHKSRLIFYLLTFCLGVFGAINVQAQGRQITGTVTSAKDKQAIIGATILVKNTTTGTTTDAEGKFSLNVPDNATLVVSYIGYTNREIAVGNQTTINIVLEENSEALEEVVVTAFGIKRDAKKLGYATSTVNTEQLTTTRTTNVGNSLVGKVPGLQVQAPPSGPGGSSKIRIRGQASFGANNSPLIIVNGVPINNSTGGSANSGGTGFNGEARTDTGDGLQSINPDDIESMTVLKGAAASALYGFRAANGAIIITTKSGKGQTGIGVEVNSNFQADQALDYTDFQYEYGQGENGIRPQVLEGGPNAARGPSTGTGTWSFGERFDGQPTIAVDGQLHPYSPYKNRVKDFYRTGTTWTNSVALSGGSDKGNFRLSFANTDANSIIPNSEYNKKILNFGLTYNLTDKLSTQFNANYSNEYTKNPPVVAQQDYNINQTVYTIANSIDVAWLEAAYQNAAGNEIHPSRFTNRTNPYWTINKRLEENRRDRIFGNASIRYQFTPWLYAQGRVGQDYFTNPYNANRPTGTAFLVSATTGFNGNFYQRENTFRERNLDFLIGANREFGKFGIDATFGGNSMDIKTTSIGTSVTNFYVRDLYTIGNGQVKEPVASYSQNRVNSLFGTVDFSFNNYLFLNLTGRNDWFSTLNPKSNNYLYPSISSSFVFSQAFPSLPAWLNYGKVRVAYAEVGGATDPYSNALFYNINANPLSINGSNYALGNISGSVSPNPNLRPLSVREAEAGIELRTLDNRINLDFSVYRKNTVDEILNVDISNTSGFNQTKVNVGKLRNQGIEALLTLEPVRNDAITWTSAFNFTINKSEVLELANNQARFDVANAQDLGAFIGYVSHEVGKPLASLRGFDYKRNAQGQIETANGRFSQGNLVTYGSAIPTHTGGWLNTVNFKGFRLFAQIDFKAGHKLISNSNFNWYRHGLHKASLVGREGGVVMPDAVNADGTPNTTPVPAQEFYNNYRSVNVTTPFVYNASFVRWRTLSLGYDLSRFVNKSFVKGLSLNAFVNNVLIIKKYVDNLDPETQFSASDLNTGLEAHALPTTRSYGLNINIKL, from the coding sequence ATGCACAAATCTAGACTCATTTTTTACTTGCTAACATTTTGCCTGGGAGTCTTCGGGGCAATAAATGTTCAGGCCCAAGGAAGGCAAATTACCGGAACCGTTACTTCGGCCAAAGACAAGCAGGCTATTATCGGAGCAACTATCCTGGTTAAAAACACCACTACCGGTACTACTACCGATGCAGAAGGAAAATTTAGTTTAAACGTTCCGGATAATGCCACTTTAGTAGTTAGTTATATTGGTTACACCAACCGCGAAATTGCAGTAGGCAATCAAACTACCATTAATATTGTGCTGGAAGAAAATTCGGAAGCTCTGGAAGAAGTAGTTGTAACGGCTTTTGGTATTAAGCGCGATGCCAAGAAATTAGGTTATGCCACTTCTACGGTAAATACCGAGCAATTAACTACCACCCGCACTACCAACGTGGGTAATAGCCTGGTAGGTAAAGTGCCTGGTTTACAGGTACAAGCGCCACCAAGCGGTCCGGGCGGTTCTTCTAAAATCCGGATCCGGGGCCAAGCTTCTTTTGGGGCAAATAACTCGCCATTGATTATTGTAAACGGCGTGCCGATTAACAACTCTACCGGCGGCTCGGCCAACAGCGGCGGCACTGGCTTTAACGGTGAAGCCCGTACTGATACCGGCGATGGTTTGCAAAGCATTAACCCCGACGATATTGAGTCCATGACCGTATTAAAAGGAGCAGCAGCTTCGGCACTGTACGGTTTTAGAGCAGCCAATGGCGCTATTATTATTACTACCAAATCGGGTAAAGGCCAAACTGGTATTGGGGTAGAGGTTAACTCTAACTTCCAGGCCGACCAAGCTTTAGATTATACGGATTTTCAGTATGAATACGGTCAGGGAGAAAACGGCATCCGGCCGCAAGTACTTGAAGGCGGCCCGAACGCAGCCCGTGGTCCATCTACCGGTACCGGTACATGGAGCTTCGGCGAACGCTTTGATGGCCAACCTACTATTGCGGTAGATGGTCAGTTACATCCGTACAGCCCGTATAAAAACCGGGTAAAAGATTTTTACCGCACCGGTACCACCTGGACTAATTCCGTTGCTTTAAGCGGTGGCAGCGATAAAGGGAACTTCCGTTTATCTTTTGCCAACACCGATGCCAACAGCATTATCCCGAACTCGGAGTACAACAAGAAAATTTTAAATTTTGGCTTAACCTATAACCTGACGGATAAATTATCGACTCAGTTTAACGCCAACTATTCGAACGAGTACACCAAAAACCCGCCGGTAGTAGCACAGCAGGATTATAACATTAACCAAACTGTTTATACCATTGCCAACAGTATTGATGTAGCCTGGCTAGAAGCAGCTTATCAGAATGCCGCTGGTAACGAAATCCACCCTTCCCGTTTTACTAACCGGACGAACCCGTACTGGACCATTAACAAACGTTTAGAAGAAAACCGCCGCGACCGGATTTTTGGTAATGCGTCTATTCGTTATCAGTTTACCCCGTGGTTATACGCTCAAGGCCGGGTAGGACAGGATTATTTCACCAACCCGTACAATGCCAACCGCCCTACAGGTACCGCTTTCTTAGTATCGGCAACTACCGGGTTTAACGGTAACTTCTACCAGAGAGAGAATACTTTCCGGGAGCGCAACTTAGACTTCTTAATCGGGGCTAACCGCGAGTTTGGTAAGTTTGGTATTGATGCAACTTTCGGTGGTAACTCCATGGATATTAAAACTACCAGCATTGGTACTTCGGTAACTAACTTCTACGTGCGCGACCTCTATACCATAGGCAACGGCCAGGTAAAAGAGCCGGTAGCTTCTTATTCACAGAACCGGGTTAACTCCTTGTTTGGTACCGTTGATTTCTCGTTCAATAATTACTTGTTTTTAAATTTAACGGGCCGTAATGACTGGTTCTCTACGTTAAACCCAAAATCAAATAACTACCTGTATCCATCTATTAGCTCCAGCTTCGTATTCAGCCAAGCGTTCCCTAGTTTGCCAGCCTGGTTAAACTACGGTAAAGTGCGGGTAGCTTACGCCGAAGTAGGTGGTGCCACCGATCCGTATTCTAACGCTTTGTTCTATAACATCAACGCCAACCCATTATCAATAAATGGCAGCAACTACGCTTTAGGTAACATCTCTGGTTCTGTTAGCCCGAACCCGAATTTACGCCCACTAAGCGTACGCGAAGCCGAAGCTGGTATTGAGTTAAGAACCCTGGATAACCGCATTAACTTAGACTTTAGCGTTTACCGGAAAAACACTGTAGATGAAATCCTGAACGTAGATATCTCGAACACGTCTGGTTTTAACCAAACCAAAGTAAACGTAGGTAAATTAAGAAACCAGGGTATTGAAGCTTTATTAACTTTAGAACCCGTACGCAACGATGCTATTACCTGGACCAGTGCCTTTAACTTTACCATTAACAAAAGTGAAGTACTGGAGTTAGCTAATAATCAAGCTCGTTTTGATGTGGCCAATGCCCAGGATTTAGGTGCCTTCATCGGTTACGTATCGCACGAAGTGGGTAAGCCTTTAGCTTCCTTACGCGGCTTTGATTACAAACGCAATGCGCAAGGTCAGATAGAAACTGCCAATGGCCGTTTCTCACAAGGTAATCTGGTAACTTATGGCAGCGCTATTCCTACCCACACCGGCGGTTGGTTAAACACCGTTAATTTTAAAGGATTCCGCTTGTTTGCTCAGATCGATTTCAAAGCCGGTCATAAGTTAATCTCTAACTCTAACTTTAACTGGTACCGTCACGGCTTGCACAAAGCATCTTTGGTTGGCCGCGAAGGTGGTGTAGTAATGCCAGATGCGGTAAATGCCGATGGTACGCCAAATACTACTCCGGTACCAGCCCAAGAATTTTACAATAACTACCGCAGTGTAAACGTAACCACCCCATTTGTTTACAACGCCAGCTTCGTGCGTTGGAGAACCTTGTCCTTAGGCTATGACTTATCGCGGTTCGTGAACAAATCTTTCGTGAAAGGTTTATCCCTGAATGCCTTTGTAAACAACGTGCTCATCATTAAAAAATACGTCGACAATCTGGATCCGGAAACACAGTTCTCCGCATCTGACCTTAACACTGGTTTAGAGGCGCACGCCCTGCCTACCACCCGCAGTTATGGTTTAAACATTAACATTAAGCTTTAA
- a CDS encoding phospho-sugar mutase — MIDPAIQSKIDAWLNGPYDDATKAQIRELMTGTQNESLTDAFYRDLEFGTGGLRGLMGVGSNRMNRYTLGAATQGLSNYLKKSFPGEQVKVAIAHDSRNNSPEFAQIVADVFSANDIKVFFFEELRPTPELSFAIRHLGCHSGVVLTASHNPKEYNGYKAYWNDGGQVVAPHDKNIINEVNAITSIEDIKFTAKPENIQLIGNEVDEAYLERVAGLSISHDAIKRQHDLKIVYTPLHGTGITLVPRILEKLGFTNVTIVEEQATPDGNFPTVIYPNPEEKEAMSLALQKAQEIDADLVLATDPDADRVGIGVKNIHGEFVLLNGNQTGSLLIYYLVKAWNDAGKLTGKEFIANTIVTTELMNRVAEKYGVKSYQTLTGFKYIAEVIRGLEGKETFIGGGEESYGYLIGDFVRDKDAIASCAMIAEMAAVAKDQGKTLYQLMISMYEEFKFFKEDLISLTKKGQRGQQEIAEMMQALRDNPPQVINGARVHEIRDYKTGIIKNLETGTEHTIDMERSNVLQFITADGSKISARPSGTEPKIKFYFSVQQKLPSEADFDRVDAQLTRRIHEIIADMQLR; from the coding sequence ATGATTGACCCAGCTATCCAAAGTAAAATAGACGCCTGGTTAAACGGACCCTACGACGATGCCACCAAAGCGCAAATTCGGGAACTCATGACCGGTACCCAAAACGAGTCGCTAACCGATGCCTTTTACCGCGACCTGGAATTTGGTACGGGGGGCCTCCGGGGCTTAATGGGGGTAGGTAGCAACCGCATGAACCGGTACACTTTGGGAGCCGCCACACAAGGATTAAGCAATTATTTAAAAAAATCATTTCCGGGCGAGCAAGTGAAAGTAGCCATTGCCCACGACAGCCGTAATAACAGCCCCGAGTTTGCCCAAATTGTAGCCGATGTTTTTAGCGCCAACGATATCAAGGTATTTTTCTTTGAAGAATTGCGCCCTACGCCGGAGCTATCTTTTGCCATTCGGCACTTAGGCTGCCACAGCGGCGTGGTTTTAACGGCCTCACATAATCCCAAAGAATACAACGGCTACAAAGCTTACTGGAACGATGGCGGCCAGGTAGTAGCTCCGCACGATAAAAACATTATTAACGAAGTAAACGCCATTACTTCCATCGAGGACATTAAGTTTACAGCCAAGCCCGAAAACATTCAACTGATTGGCAACGAGGTAGACGAAGCTTACCTGGAGCGGGTTGCCGGTTTATCTATCTCCCATGATGCCATTAAGCGCCAGCACGATTTAAAAATTGTGTACACGCCATTGCACGGCACCGGTATTACGCTGGTTCCCCGCATTCTGGAGAAACTCGGTTTTACCAACGTTACCATCGTGGAAGAACAAGCCACCCCGGATGGTAATTTCCCGACGGTAATTTACCCCAACCCCGAAGAAAAAGAAGCCATGAGCCTGGCTTTGCAAAAAGCCCAGGAAATAGATGCCGATTTAGTGCTGGCCACCGACCCCGATGCTGACCGGGTAGGTATTGGCGTAAAAAATATTCACGGCGAATTTGTGCTGCTCAACGGTAACCAAACCGGCAGTTTGCTTATTTATTATTTAGTAAAAGCCTGGAACGACGCGGGTAAATTAACCGGCAAAGAATTTATTGCCAACACCATTGTTACCACGGAACTCATGAACCGGGTAGCCGAAAAATACGGAGTAAAATCGTACCAAACACTTACCGGCTTTAAATACATTGCCGAAGTAATCCGGGGCCTGGAAGGCAAAGAAACGTTTATTGGCGGCGGCGAAGAAAGTTACGGTTATTTAATCGGCGATTTTGTGCGTGATAAAGACGCCATTGCTTCCTGCGCCATGATTGCCGAAATGGCCGCCGTGGCCAAAGACCAAGGCAAAACCTTGTACCAGCTCATGATTAGCATGTACGAAGAGTTTAAGTTTTTTAAAGAAGACTTAATTTCTTTAACTAAAAAAGGCCAGCGCGGTCAGCAGGAAATTGCCGAAATGATGCAGGCCTTGCGCGACAATCCGCCACAGGTAATAAACGGCGCCCGGGTACACGAAATCCGGGATTATAAAACCGGCATTATTAAAAACCTGGAAACCGGTACCGAGCACACCATTGATATGGAACGCTCCAACGTGCTGCAGTTTATTACCGCCGATGGCTCTAAAATATCGGCCCGGCCATCCGGCACGGAGCCTAAAATTAAATTTTACTTTAGCGTGCAGCAAAAACTGCCTTCCGAAGCCGACTTCGATCGGGTAGATGCCCAGCTTACCCGCCGCATCCACGAGATAATTGCGGATATGCAGTTACGTTAA